The Oculatellaceae cyanobacterium DNA window TGGTTCATCCGTAAGGCTTGTAGCGTCTTTTAGCTGTAAAGAGTCTTTCTCTTCATTCAGTGAAGAGATTGCTGGTTCATCCTGCAACTTTTGCTTGTCAAATTGCACTCTCAAGTCTACTGACTGTGCTTTACTTGCCATTCCAAAACTCAAAGCACTTAGCAGCCCGATCAAGGTAGAAATCATTAGGCCAAACTTCTTAAACATGGGGATTTTTTAGGTAAAAGTTGTCTAGTTCTATTACGCCCAGTCTAAATACAAACCCAGAGTAAGTCATTACCGAAAACTGCAAACTTTAGGAAGTTCAGACCTTGATACAGCCACAGAGCCAAGCGGAGCTAATGCTCAAATTGATTTACCAAGTGAATTACTTGATAAATTACTAAATAATGAAAAACAGGCTGGAGTTGATCAGTCTGGTGAATTACTGGCAGCAGCACAGTTAGCTAAATTATTCGGAGTTAGCGATCGCGCCGTTAGTATTGCTGCTTCCCAGGATCACGAATACTTTAAGGAATGGTCTGCCAAAAAGGGAAAGGGAACATGGGATTTTCAAGCTTTAAACCCTGGCAGTAAAAAAGTTAACGGGACTTAAACAATAGATTAACTTAGGGCGAATAAGCCCTTAAATACATTTACGAATGCTTTATCAGCTTTTAGAACAGCTATATCTTATCGATTTGTTGGTTGGCTACAGGAGAATAGGGACGTATTTGCCTCGCATAAGCGCCAACTTGGGGCTTGTTTGGGCTTGAACTTTGTTCAAGTCCCGCTAGTTGCGTAAGTTCTGTAATATAGCAACCGCCTTGACGCTTAAGGCATTTTTTATGACTAAAACCCTTAGTAGCAAAGCATTTAAAAAAAGCTAATTGCTAAAAGCTAACTGCTAATTGCTATAGATAAATTATCTGCACAGGCATCTTAAATTAATGCTTACCCAGAATTATGCTTGTGATGATTAAGAACTGGTGACTGGGAATGAAAAAAACAATTGAAATATTTAGCAATATTTGCAATTTTAGCTTTAGTAATCAGTGAAAATAAAATTGAATATGGGTGTATGTAGTAAAAACTACCTTTTTTATCAAAATGATTGATTTTTTTGTTGAATAGCTAAAGTTTTGTTAATGATTATTGACATTAGATAGCAACAAAATGTAGTTTATATAAGGTTTATCGCTACTTTGATTTAATAACAAGAGCGTAAATTTCCGGTTTGTAAGGAATAGTTGATGGGATCTGTGAGCAATAAAATCTTATTTAGTGCTGGTGCTGCTGTAGTTGCACTGACAAGTTTAGCAGTTGATACTGTGCAGCAAATGCCAAAAGCGATCGCACAGCGTGTAGATCAACAGGCGATCGCACATCATACTCCTAGCCATCGGGTGCAAGGTGAACTCGCTCAAGCTCAAACTCTCAAAATCGCTTTCCCTAATCGCGGTGAAGCAACAGAAGCACAACGCAAAGCTGACGCTGTTGCTAATTTTCTCTCACAACAACTGAAAATGCCTGTGGAGGCAGTAGTCTCAGATGAAACTGCTGCGGTGGAAGCTTTGAGGGCTAATCGTGTAGACGTAGCGTTTCTTAGCAGCCGTCCCGCCCTTAAAGCTCAACAATTAGCTGGTGCGCGTTTGGCTTTAGCAGAAGTACGTCCTGGTTACTCTGGCGGGCATACTTATAGATCTGTAATGGTGGTGCGTAAAAATAGCCCGTTACGCACTCAGGCAACACCGAAAGCAACGCTGGCACAACTGCGTGGTAAAAGAATGGCGTTTGCTTCTAAAACTTCGGGTTCAGGATATATTGTTCCAACAGGACAGTTTGTAGGATTTGGATTTGTACCTAATCCAGACCGCTATCGAAATTTCTTTAAGCAGGTTACTTATGGTGATGGTTACAGCAGTGCCTTAAAAGCTGTGCTACGCGGTCAAGCTGATGTTGGCGCTGTGTCAGAATATGCTTTGGGTGAACCGTATATCACTAAAGCAGAAGCCAGCCAGTTAAGAGTTCTCTACTATGTCGGTGGTGTACCTGCTCATGGTATTGCTATTGATAATGATGTTTCAGCTACTACACGGAACAAGATTGTTCAGGCAATGTTGAAATTAAATCAGCCTGCTAACAATAAACTACTGAAAGATCTCACAAATGCTACTAAGTTGGTGTCAATTAACCACGATCAGCATTTAGCGCGGATGCGTAGCGCGTTGAAACAAGCCAAGATTGCTCCTTAAGTTACCAATGCAATCTGCAATTGAGTGTGAAAAATTGGAGACAGCTTATGCTGTCTCTCTTGGTCGTCCGATACTAAACCAGATTAATTGCACAATTAATCCAGGGGAGTTTGTTTGTTTATTAGGGCTAAATGGTGCGGGTAAGTCTACCTTATTAAGGGCGATGATTGGCTTAGTACCACTAAAGCAGGGAGTTATTCGCATTAATGGTGTGACAATGACTCCCCGCAGTCTTACTCAAACTCGCCGAGATTTGGGAATGTTGTTTCAGGGAGGAGGGTTGATTCGTCAACTTCCTGCCATAGAAAATGTCTTGTGTGGACGTTTGGGTGAGTTACCGACCTGGAAAACTTTTTGGGGTTTTCCTAAACAGGATCGACGTTTGGCGATTGATTTATTGACTCGTTTAGGATTGCAGGATCAGATTTATCAGAAAACGGGTCAATTAAGTGGTGGACAACAACAACGAGTTGCGATCGCACGCGCCTTAATCCAATCTCCTAAAATCTTGTTAGCTGATGAACCAATTACAGGTTTAGATGTAATGGCAGCTAGACAAGTAATGGATATTTTATCAAAGCTGCATCAAGAACAAGGTATGACTGTTGTAGTGGTGTTGCACGATTTAGCTTTAGCTGCTGCTTATGCTGAACGTGCGATTATTCTTGATGCTGGTCGGGTAGTATATGACGGAAATTGCGATCGCCTACACGATCAATTTTCCCAAGTGTTAATTCATTAGGGGTAACTTTTAAATTTGCCCCTAGTTTTTGTAGCTAATTAATAGACCTCTTGCAGAAGTCAAATTGTAGATAATTAACCACAGATGCACACAGATCAACACAGATGAAATCACAAATTTTTGCAAGCAGTCTAATAATTAAAAAGCTATAGGCTTAAGGCTAAATTTATGAATTGGTTTTTTAATCAAAAACTTAAAATTAAAAACTCACAATTATTACAAATTTATACTTGGCTTAGTCGCTTAGTAATACTATTTATTATAATTGCCGTCTATACTTGGGCATTACAAGGCTTAAAAGTTGACGTTGCTTTGCTCAAAGATAGTTGGCCTTATGTTACAGATTTTATCTCACGTCTGTGGCCACCCAATTTAGAAGTTATTGATCTAGCCATCGAAGCTTTAATTGAAACAGTACAAATGTCTTTATGGGGAACTACAATCGGGGCAATTATTTCTTTACCTATTGCTGTTTGTTCCGCCCATAACTTAGCTCCTCTTTGGCTACGCTGGGTAGCTAGTTTTTTACAAAATGCTGTCCGGTCTATCCCATCAATTATATTAGGGTTAATTTTTGTAGCTGCTACTGGACTCGGCGCACCAGCAGGAACTTTAGCTTTAGGTATCTATACGATCGGTTATCTGGCGAAGTTTTATCAAGAAGCGATCGAATCAGTAGATCCACGCTCAATAGAATCTTTAGAAGTTAGCGGTGCATCTTGGATACAAGTTGCTCAATACGGCATTTTTCCTCAAGTTATACCATTAGGACTCGGCTACACATTGTATATGTTTGAATACAATATTCGCGCTGCTTCTGTACTAGGTGTAGTAGGTGCGGGTGGTATTGGTTTTGAGTTAGTTAATTATATTCGTGGCTTTGAGTACACCAAAGCAACCACTATGATGCTGGTATTGTTGGTTGTTGTCACGATTATTGATGCTTTAAGTAGTCAACTACGTTCAAAGTTGGAGAAAATTTAG harbors:
- the phnD gene encoding phosphate/phosphite/phosphonate ABC transporter substrate-binding protein; this translates as MSNKILFSAGAAVVALTSLAVDTVQQMPKAIAQRVDQQAIAHHTPSHRVQGELAQAQTLKIAFPNRGEATEAQRKADAVANFLSQQLKMPVEAVVSDETAAVEALRANRVDVAFLSSRPALKAQQLAGARLALAEVRPGYSGGHTYRSVMVVRKNSPLRTQATPKATLAQLRGKRMAFASKTSGSGYIVPTGQFVGFGFVPNPDRYRNFFKQVTYGDGYSSALKAVLRGQADVGAVSEYALGEPYITKAEASQLRVLYYVGGVPAHGIAIDNDVSATTRNKIVQAMLKLNQPANNKLLKDLTNATKLVSINHDQHLARMRSALKQAKIAP
- a CDS encoding ATP-binding cassette domain-containing protein, producing MQSAIECEKLETAYAVSLGRPILNQINCTINPGEFVCLLGLNGAGKSTLLRAMIGLVPLKQGVIRINGVTMTPRSLTQTRRDLGMLFQGGGLIRQLPAIENVLCGRLGELPTWKTFWGFPKQDRRLAIDLLTRLGLQDQIYQKTGQLSGGQQQRVAIARALIQSPKILLADEPITGLDVMAARQVMDILSKLHQEQGMTVVVVLHDLALAAAYAERAIILDAGRVVYDGNCDRLHDQFSQVLIH
- the phnE gene encoding phosphonate ABC transporter, permease protein PhnE, giving the protein MNWFFNQKLKIKNSQLLQIYTWLSRLVILFIIIAVYTWALQGLKVDVALLKDSWPYVTDFISRLWPPNLEVIDLAIEALIETVQMSLWGTTIGAIISLPIAVCSAHNLAPLWLRWVASFLQNAVRSIPSIILGLIFVAATGLGAPAGTLALGIYTIGYLAKFYQEAIESVDPRSIESLEVSGASWIQVAQYGIFPQVIPLGLGYTLYMFEYNIRAASVLGVVGAGGIGFELVNYIRGFEYTKATTMMLVLLVVVTIIDALSSQLRSKLEKI